The DNA window GCGCCGCCCCGTCGGCCCACGCCGAGACCTGGCGGCACACCGACGCCACCGGTGACGTCCGCGTGGCCGAGCTCGAGGAGGGCACACCGGATCCGCTGCCGTCGGCGGTCGACCGCCACGAGCGGCGGGGCGACATCACGCGGGTGACCGCCACCTACACCCGTGACAGCCTGCGGGTGGCGACGTCGCTGCGGGCCTTCGACAACGCCGACAACCGGATCCAGGTGCGGATCTTCACCTCGCACTCCTCGACGTTCGACCTGGTGCACGTCCGCCGGGGCGCGCAGGTCACCACGGCCTTCACGCGCTCCTACCGCGCCCAGGAGTGCGAGGGCCTCCGGGTGACGCCCACGGCGTCGGGTGTCGTCGCCACCGTCCCGCGCAGCTGCCTCGTCGGGGCCTACCGGGTGCGGGTGGGCGTGCTGACCAACACCTACGACCGCTCCTACGAGCGCGGCACGAGGGACGACGCGCTGCGCACCGGCGTCACCTCCGCCACGCCGCGCCTCGGCTCCTGGATCGCCGCGGGCTAGGTGAGCGGGCTGACGCTCGAGTCGACTCGAGGGGTGACGTGGCTCGCACGGTGTGGCACCGTGCGGAGATGACACCCCTGCGGTCGTTCCTTCTCGCCTGCGTGACGACGGCGCTGCTGATGGCCGCGGTGCCCGCTGCGGACGCCCAGACCTGGCGCCACGCCGACGCCGTGGGCGACGCCCAGGTCACCCGCTACGACGACGACGGCCAGCTCGACGAGCCCGTCGTCGACCCGCAGGAGCGGCGCGGCGACCTCACCAACCTGAGGGTCACCTACACCGCCCAGACGCTGCGGATGGCCATCAGCGTCCGGTCGCAGCGCATCGCCATCCAGGACGTGCTCATCAAGGTCGTCTCGTCGCGCGGCTACACCTACCGGATGGTCCTCGAGTACTTCATCGAGAACTCCCTCTCCATCACCCGCAACGGCTACCGCTACGAGTGCGAGGGGCTCAAGGCCACCAGGACGCAGGCCGGCTACGTGGTCACGGCCCCGAGGTCCTGCTTCGACGACGCCTACCGGATCAGGGTGGGCGTCCAGACCGACTTCAGCACCGACAATGCCGAAGAGACTGGCGACGCGGGGACCTACGACGACGCCCTGCGCACCGGCAGGTACACCAAGAACAAGCCCAAGCTCAGCCCGTGGATCGTCGCGGGCTGATCGACCGGGACGGTCGGTCGACCAGCGTGGGATAGACATGGGCGCGTGAGCGTCCCCGAGCAAGCCAGGTCCGCAGCGGACGCCGCCCTGTCGGGCCTCAAGCGCCGGCGGCGTGAGACGTTCCTGCTGCGGCTCGAGCGCTGGTGGCCCGACCTGCTGGCGGGGGTCGCGGCGGCGTACGACGACCCCGAGCGCGTCGCGGTGCGGCTGGTCGAGGTGGCCGCCCGTGCCTACGCCGACCGGCCCCGCGACCTGCACCGTCTCGACGAGGAGCGGCTGCTGCGCCCCGACCGGGTCCAGGGCCCCGACCAGGTCGGCTACGCGGCGTACACCGAGCGGTTCAGCCCCGACGGCACCCTGTCCGGCCTAGCCGGGCGCATCGACCACCTGCGCGGTCTGGGGGTCACCTACCTGCACCTGATGCCGCTGCTGCTGCCGCGCGACGGCGACAACGACGGCGGCTACGCGGTCGCCGACTACCGCGCCGTGCGGCCCGATCTCGGCACCGTGGACGACCTGCGGGAGCTGGCGACGACGCTGCGCGGGCACGGCATCAGCCTGGTCGTCGACCTCGTCCTCAACCACGTGGCCCGCGAGCACCCCTGGGCGGTGGCCGCCCGGGCCGGCGACGCGACCTACCGCGACTACTTCCACGTCTTCCCCGACCGCGAGCTGCCCGACCGCTACGAGGAGACGCTGCCCGAGGTCTTCCCCGACTTCGCGCCCGGCTCGTTCACCTTCGACGACGAGCTCGACGCCTGGGTGTGGACGACCTTCAACTCCTGGCAGTGGGACCTCGACTGGTCCAACCCGGCGGTGCTGGCCGAGCTCGCGCAGGTCGTCGTCGACCTGGCCAACCTCGGGGTCGAGGTGCTGCGGCTCGACGCCATCGCGTTCCTCTGGAAGCGGCTGGGGACCGACAGCCAGAACCAGCCCGAGGTGCACGCGATCACCCAGGCGCTGCGGGCAGTGGCGCGGATGGCCGCGCCCGCGACGCTGTTCAAGGCCGAGGCGATCGTCGGGCCGCGCGACCTGGTGCCCTACCTCGGCGTGGGCCCGCACGTCGGCCGCGTCAGTGACCTGGCCTACCACAACAGCCTGATGGTGCAGGTCTGGTCGATGCTCGCGACCGGCGACGTGCGCCTGGCCCGGCAGGCGCTCGGCGCGCTGCCCCCGACCCCGCCGAGCGGCACCTGGATCACCTACCTGCGCTGCCACGACGACATCGGCTGGGCGATCGACGACGGCGACGCCGCGGCGGTCGGGGTGACCGGCGCCGGCCACCGGGGCTTCCTGGCCGACTGGTACGCCGGGGACTTCCCCGGGTCGTGGGCCGAGGGCCTGGTCTTCCAGCACAACCCCGAGACCGGTGACCGGCGGATCAGCGGCATGGCCGCGTCGCTGGCCGGTCTGGGCCCGGGGCGACCCGATCCCGACGAGGCGCACGCGCGGCTCTTCCTCGCGCACGCGCTGGTGGCCGGCTGGGGCGGCGTACCCGTGATCTGGAGCGGTGACGAGCTGGCCCTGCCCAACGACCCCGCCTGGGCGCAGGAGCCCGGCCACGCCGGCGACAACCGGTGGGCCCACCGTCCGCGGGTCGCCGACGCCGACCTGGCGCGGCGCGACGAGCCGGGCACTGACGCGGCGCGCGTCTACGCCGGGCTCGCCCACCTGATGCGGGTGCGGGCCACGCTGCCGCAGCTGCACGCGTCGGCGCCGGTCTCGGTGCTGCCGGACGGCGACGACGGGGTGCTCGCCGTCGTCCGCCGTCACGCCAGCGGCACGTTCGTCGGGCTCTACAACGTCACGGGGGAGTGGCGGGCCCTCCCGCACCACCGTCTCGTCGAGGTCGGGGTCGAGCACCCGCACGAGGCGCTCGGCGGGGTGACGCCGACGCCCGGGGACGACGGTCTGCTGTGGCTGCCGCCGTACGCCGCGTGGTGGGTCGTCGACGCGCCGACGTCCTGACAGGTGGCCCGTGTCACCCCCCCTGTGGCACGGTGTCGCCATGAACCTCCGACCCGCGTTCCTGGTCGTATCCCTCACCGCCGGGCTGCTCCTCGCCGGCGGGCCCGCGGCGCACGCCGAGACCTGGCGGCACGTCGACAAGGCGGGCGACGCGGTCGTGACCGACCACCGGCTCGACGGCACCGCCACGAGGCCCGCGGTGCTCAGGAGCGAGAAGCGCGGCGACATCACCGCCGAGACCGTGACCTTCACCCGCGATCGGGTCCAGGTGGCGATGGGCGCCCGGTCGCTGGAGGAGTACGACGTGTCCGCGACCCTGAAGGTCGTCACGTCACGGGGCGACAGCTACACCCTCGGCTACCTCGACAACGACAACACGGTCGGCGAGTCGAAGATCTTCGTCCAGCGCAACGGCTACCGCTACACCTGCGACGGCATCGCGGCCAGTCGCACCCGCGCTGGGCTGCTGTTCCGGATGCCGACCTCGTGCCTCGACACGCCGTACAAGATCCGGGTCGGTCTCCAGACCAGGATCTACACGACCCCCTTCGACGACGTCAACGAGCGGGAGATCCGCGACGACGCCTACCGCACCGGCAAGGTCGACGTGAAGAAGTCCAAGCTCAGCCCCTGGATCCTCGGAGGCTGAGCTGAGCGAGGCCGACGAGACTCGCTCGACCGGCTCCATTCCAGCCTGGCGACCGTGTGACACGGTGACGGCATGAAGACGACGACCACCTTCCTCGCCGCCCTTCTCGCGACCGGGTTGCTGGTGTCCTCGGTGCCGGCCGCGCACGCCCAGACGTGGCGCCACACGGACGCCACCGGTGATGTCGTGGCTCAGGACCAGACGGACGACGGCGTCGCCGAGCCGCGGGTGGTGCGGGGCGTCAAGCAGGCCGACGTCGTGAGGCTGACCGTGCAGCACGGCGCGGACGTGCTCCAGGTCGCGACGACCCTGCGCGCCTTCGGCGGCCCGGACAACTCCTGGGACCTACGCGTCGTCACGTCGCACGGCGACACCTACGACTTCCAACGCTGCGAGTACAGCTCGGACGGGACGAAGTCCACGTCGAGTCGACGCAACGGCTACCGCTACCAGTGCGACGGACTGAGGATCAGTCGCACGTCGGCCGGCATCGTCGCGCGCGTGCCCGTCGCGTGCCTCGACATCCCCTACCGGCTGCGGGTCGGGGTCCAGGCTCGAGTGATCTACCCGCTCGTCGCAGACCCGCGCGATCGCATCGCTCAGGACGACGCTCTGCGCACCGGCAAGGTGACGGCGCGCAAGCCCAGGCTCAGCCCGTGGATCGTCCGGGACTCCTCCGCCAGGTAGGTCCGGCCGACAGGCGTGGGGGTATTCGCCCCACGGCCAGGAGAGGTGAAGGCATGCGTGTCTACGTTGCCGTGCACGACCGTCGTAGCGCCGACGACCGCCCTGCGGACGGGTGGCCCGCGGTCGAGGCCGCCGCGGCGCGGTGTCTGCCGTTCGACCCCGTCGAGCAGGCGCGGTGGACCGCTGGCGACGGCCGGACGCTCGTCGCCGCGTGGACCAACGAGCCCGAGCAGCCCGACCGCCCCCTGCTGCTGACCGACTCCGCGGGCGCCCGCGGGTTCTCCGGCTACGTCAACGGCGAGGTCCCGCCCCTGGCGCGACTGCTGGCGAGCGACGAGGACATCGCGGTCGGCGGGGTGTGGTCGTTCGTGGCGGCCGGCGAGGACGGCATCTCCGGGGCGACGTGCGCGTCGGGTGCGGAGGTCGTGTTCCACGCGGTGACCGACGACCTCGTCGTCATCGGCAACCGGGCCTTGCTGGTCCACCTGGTGGCGAGCTCGAGGGGGCCGGTCCCCGACCTGGTCGGCCTGGCCGGTGTGGTCGGCTCCGGCTACTGCGTGACCGACCGGACGGCGTACGACGGGGTGCGCTGCCTGGCTCCGTCGTCGCGGATCACCTGCGGCGCCGACGGGCGGGTCGACATCAGCCCCTACGGCGACCCGCGCGTCGACGCCACCGCGGCCGACGTCGCGCAGGCGCTGGTCGCCAGCGTCTCCCCGCTGGTCACGCTCGAGCAGCCGGTGCGGCTGGGGCTCACCGGGGGCCGTGACTCGCGGCTGCTGGTCGCCCTGCTGACCCGCGCGGGGGTGCCGGTCGTCACCCACACCTCCGGCCTCCCCACCGACCCCGACGTGATCGTGGCCCGGGAGGTTGCCGCCGCGCTCGGCGTGCCCCACAAGGTGGGGTCCCCGATGGGGGCGGCGGTCGAGGAGGGGTCGGTGACCTTCGACGTGCGCTCGCGGGTCCGCGAGGCCGTCGTCCTCGGCGAGGCGATGCTCTCGGCCTACGACCGCGTCGGTCGCGTCGGTGCCGCGTACAACGCGGCGACGGTGCCGCTCACGGGCGCCGGCGGGGAGATCCTGCGGGCCTACTTCGCGGGCTCGGTCAAGGACCCCCAGGACCGCGACGCCGTCGTGACGTTCATGCGCAGCCGGATGTACCAGGGGGCGAAGCGGATGACGACGGCGAGCCGGGCGGCGTACGAGACCGACACCGCCGACTGGGTGGCCGCGGCCGAGCGGGACGGCGTCGCCGCGCTCGAGGACTTCTACGTCCGCCAGCGCACCGGTCGCTGGACGGGCGCCGCACGGAGCTCGGCGAGCGTCGGCTCCCTGGCGCGTCGCCCCTACCTGGACCACCTCGTCGTGCGTGCCGTGCGTGCCGTCTCCGTCGAGGACCGGACGAGTGAGCGGCTGATCGCCGACGTCCTCGACGAGCTGGCCCCCGGCCTCGCCGACGTGCGGTTCGCCGGGCGCCGATGGACGTTCGACGAGCAGCCACCGACCGACCCCGAGCGGCTGGCCGCGTGGCACCGCCGGGAGCCGGTGCGCGGGGCCCACGGTGACGGGGCCAGCTTCAGCTGGCGCACCGACCTGCCCGAGGTCCGCCGGGAGCTCGCCGACATCGTCCTGGGTGCGCCCGCCGTCTTCTGGGAGCTCGTCGACCGGCGCAAGGTCACCGAGTTCGTCTCCCGCGTGGATGACCGGACCCGGGCCGACACCATGAGGATGTGGCACCTGGCCACGGTCGCCGACGCGCTGGCCCACGACTTCTACGCGGGTGCGGCGCGCTTCGACCAGACCCGGTCCGAGGTCGTGTCGGCCCGGCCCCCGGTGGGTGCGACATCGGCGCCGGGCCGGGGCCGTCGGGGGATCAGGTCGGCGCTGCGGGCGGTCCGGGGCGGGCTGCGGCGCTGACCGGGTGTCCGCGCAGGGTGGCAGCATCGAGGCCATGCCCGTGCTGCACGTCGACCTCGACCAGTTCCTGGCGTCGGTCGAGGTCCTGCGACGTCCCGAGCTGGCCGGGCTACCGGTCGTGGTCGGCGGCCGGGGCGACCCGACCGAGCGCGGTGTGGTGTCGACGGCGTCCTACGAGGCCCGGGCGTTCGGGGTGCGCTCGGGCATGCCGCTGCGCACGGCGCTGAAGAAGTGCCCCGAGGCGGTGTTCCTGGCCGTCGACCTCCCGGTCTACGAGGCCGCGTCGGCCACCGTGATGGACACGCTGCGGGCGGCGCTTTGGGCCGGTGACCCGGTCGATGTCGAGGTGCTGGGCTGGGACGAGGCGTTCGTCGGTCTGCGGCCCGGCGCCGACCCGGCCCACGAGCACGACCCGATGGCGTTCGCCGGCCAGCTGCGGGCGGAGGTGCTCGCCGCCACCGGACTGCACTGCTCGGTCGGCGTCGGCGACACCACGCTGCAGGCCAAGATCGCGACCGACTTCGGCAAGCCGCGCGGGGTCTACCGCATCTCCGACGCGTCGTGGTCCGCCGAGATGGGCGACCGTCCGACCCGGGCGCTGTGGGGCGTCGGCGCCAAGGTCGAGCGGCGCCTGGCCGACCTCGGCATCCGCACCGTCGCGCAGCTGGCGGCCTCCGACGAGCGGGTGCTCGCCGCCGAGATCGGGCCGACGATGGGTCCCTACTACCACCGGCTGGGCCGCGGCGTCGGGAACCGGGTCGTCGACCCCACCCCCTGGGTCCCGCGCGCCCACGGCCGCGAGGAGACGTTCCAGACCGACCTCGACGACGAGGTCGAGATCGAGGCGGCCGTGCGCCGCATCACTCGTCGCGTGGTGGCCGACATCGACGCCGAGGGCCGGCCCGCCTGGCGGGTCGGGCTCAAGGTGCGCGACCGCGCGTTCCAGACCGTGCAGCGCAGCCGCAAGCTGCCCGCGCCCACCGCCGACCCCGACGAGCTCGCCGACGCCGTCGTCGCGCTGCTGACGAAGGTCGAGCGCAAGCGACCCGTGCGGCTGCTCGGCGTACGCCTGGAGATGGTGGAGCCCGAGGGCGGTTACCTGCGGTAGGCGTCCCAGGCAGTTTCCGGGGGACCGGGCGTGGGCAGGGAGCGCCCGTGCTCGCCTTCGCCTTGTTCCTTTCCGCGCTGACCCTGGCCGTGGGGTGGCTCAACGTCGACCTCTGGCGGCGAGAGGCGCTCGGCGGCCAACCGGTGTTCCAGGGGGTCGATGCGACTCCGGCCTCGACCGCGCGCGACGGCCTGGACCCGCTGCGCGCTGTGGCCCTCGTCGGTCTGGTGGGGCTGATCGGGGTGACCTTCCACGTCTGGCAGGACAAGGTCTTCAACTACTCCGACGACCGGGTCGGGGAGATCGCGGACCGCACGGCGCGCGCGTTGGAGAACCGGGATCCTGAGCTCGCCTCGATCGACCGTTCCGACATCGAGGCCGCCCTTCCCGACGACGCCGACCTCGACAAGCTGCTGATCCGGAAGGCCGCCTCCGACTACTCCGGCGACGCGACGCTGTGGCAGCTCAGCGACGACGACGGGGCTTCGCCCCACTGCCTGAAGGTCGAGGCGCCGAGCCGTGGCGACGCCGATCCGGAGTGGAGCGCGGTCGTCCTCGCCGACGTCTGCTGAGGTCGTCGAACCGGGCCCTCACACCGACTCGCGCAGCTCGCGCACGACCGAGTCGACGACGGCCACGAGGTCGCCGCCGGTGGCGGCGGCGACCGCCCGCTGCCGTTGGTACGACGCCCCGCCGGCCACCACGGAGGCGACCGACGCGAGCTCGGCGGCGCACCCCAGGCGCGCGGCGGTCGGCTCGAGCCGCACCAGCAGGTCGGCGAGGTCGTCGGTCACCAGTCGCTCGGTGCAGTCGGAGTCGAGGATGACGATCGCGTCGAGGCCGTAGCGCGCCGAGCGCCACTTGTTCTCCTGCACGTGCCACGGGGCCATCGTGGGCAGCTCCTCGCCGGCCGCCATCCGGGTGTCGAGGTCGACGACGAGGCAGTGCATCAGCGCGGTGAGCGCGGCGAGGTCGTCGAGGGAGGAGACGCCGTCGCAGATGCGGTTCTCGATGGTCCCCAGGTGGGCCGCGGGGCGCAGGTCCCAGCGGATCTCGTTGAGCTCGTCGATGACGCCGGTGGTCAGCTGGTCGCGGGCGAAGGCCTCGTACTCCGCCCAGGTGGCGAACTGGAACGGCAGCCCGGCCGTCGGCAGCTGCTGGAACATCAACGCGCGGTTGGAGGCGTAGCCGGTGTCGACGCCGCCCCAGACCGGCGAGGACGCCGAGAGGGCCTGCAGGTGCGGGTAGTAGTCGAGCAACGCCGAGAGCACGGGCATCACCCGGTCGCGCTCGGGCAGCCCGACGTGCACGTGGACGCCCCAGATCAGCATCTGCCGCCCCCACCACTGGGTGCGGTCCATCAGCTCCTGGTAGCGGTGGCCGGCCGACAGCTGCTGTCCGGTCCACGACGCGAAGGGATGGGTGCCGGCGCCGAACAGGTCGAGGTCGAGGTCGTCGCCGGCGGCCAGGACCGGCAGCAGCGTGGCCCGTAGGTCGGCCATCGCCTCGCCGACGGTGTCGCACACCCCGGTGACGAGCTCGACGGTGTTGCGCAGCAGCTCCTGGTGCAGCCGGTCGGGGTGGGGGAGCCGCGGTCTGGCGCGGGCGAAGAGGTGCGAGGCGTCGTTGCGCAGGTCGCGGGTGCGCCGGTCGACCAGGGCCAGCTCCCACTCGACGCCGAGCGTGTAGTCGGCCGAGGCGTGGAAGTCGATCCGCACGGGCCCAGGGTTCCACACGCGCGACCCGAGGGGTGACCGACGTCGCCGCGGCGCCGGGTTGGGTGCCCACGGCAGGTGCGCGACCATCGAGGGATGGACGACCCCACGCCGCCCACCCAGGAGATGCAGGTGCCTCGGCGGCTCGCGCTGACCCTCGACTTCTGCCTGCGCATCGGCGAGGTGCTGCTGTCCTCCGGCGCCGGGGCCGCCGACGTCACCGCCACCATGCTGTCCGTCGCCCGCGCCCTGGGCGCCGACGGCGCCGAGGTCGACATCACGTTCACCTCGCTGACCATGAGCCACCAGGCACACGTCGACGAGGCCCCGCTGATCTCCACCCGCCACGTCGTGCAGCGCACCATCGACTACCAGGACCTGACCCGCGTCGACCACCTCGTCCGCGACGTCGTCGGGGGCCGGCTCGGCCTGCACGCCGGACGCGACGAGCTGCGCCGGATCGTGTCGACCGGGCACGACCGGCCGCGCTGGGCGGTCACCGCCGGCTGGGCCACGATGGCCGCCGGCGTCGCGGTCTCCCTCGGCGGCGACGTGGTCGTCGCCATCCTGGCCGCCCTCGCCGCGGTGCTCATCGACCGCTCACAGCTGCGGATCGCCCGGCGCCGCCTGCCGGTGTTCTACCAGCAGGTGGCCGGCGGGGCCGTCGCGACGCTGGTCGCCGTCGGCGCCGCGCTGCTCGACGAGCGGCTCGACCTGGGCCTCGACGTCTCGCAGGTGATCACCGCCAACATCGTGATGCTGCTGGCCGGCATCGGGTTCATGGGGGCGCTGCAGGACGCGCTGACCGGCTTCTACATCACCGCCGGGGCGCGGATCACCGAGGCGCTGCTGTCGACCGCCGGCATCATCGCCGGCGTCAGCGGCGGCCTCAGCCTGGCCGGGGCCGTCGGGGTCGACCTGCCCACCGTCCGGGCCGGCGCGACCGGCATCCAGGACGTCACCGTCGCGGTCGCCGGGTCCGCCGTGGCGGCGGGAGCGTTCGCGTTCGCGTCGTACTCGCCGCTGCGCGCGCTCGTGCCCGTCGCCCTCACCGCCGGGGTCGCGATGGCGATCTCGCTGTCGCTCCAGGACCCCGGGATCGCGCGCGCCTGGGCGGTGGCCCTGGCCGCGTTCTTCGTCGGCCTCGTCGGGTACGCCGTCGCCCGCCGGCTCAAGGTGCCGCCGCTCATCGTCGTCGTCTCCGCCGTGGTGCCGATGCTCCCCGGCATCGCGATCTACCGCGGGCTGTCGCTGCTCAGCGAGGGCAGCAGCCGCAACACGTCCTACGGCCTGGTCCACCTGATCGGCGCCGCCTCGGTGGCGCTGGCGATCGCGGCCGGGGTGATCCTCGGGGAGTACCTCGCCCAGCCGCTCGCGCGCGAGGCGCGACGCGTGGAGACCCGGCTCGCCGGACCCCGGCTGGTCGGGCCCGCCCAGCGGCTCACCGCGCGCGGCCGGGGGCGTCGGGGCCGAGGAGATCGGCCAGCCGCCTGAGCCACCGGTCGGCGGTGTCGCCGTCGAACGGCGCCCGCTCGGCGAGGACCGCCTCGTGCACCCAGGCGGCCGACTCCTCGGCCAGGGCGATCACCTCGGGCGGGTAGCCGTAGCGCACCTGGTGCTCGGCGAACTCGTCCTCGTCGTCGACGAACACGTGGCCGTCGGCGGTGCGGACCACGTCGAGGTCGAGGTCGACGGTGCGGCAGGTCGTGCCGTCCCACCCCGGCACCGTGGTCATGTCGACGTACGTCGCGATCCGCCAGCCCGGGGCGTGGAACGTCGAGACCCAGCCGACCCCGCGGGGCACCAACCCGACCTGGGCGACCACGGTGTCGAACGCGGCGCCCGGTCGCGACATGTGCGTGCCGACCGGGATCCCGATCCAGTCGCCGTGCTCGTCGGCGCCGAGGTACGTCGCCGCGAACTCCCAGTGCGGGCGGTCGCCCCACTTGGTCATCTCGAGGCGGACGGGGGTGCCGAGGACGAGGGTCACGGGGTCAGTCTGCCTGCCGGCTGCGGTGGCTTCGAGGCTCCTCGCCGGGGCTCGTCGCACCTCAGCCGACGGAGGCCGTCGGCTGAGGTGCGAGCGCAGCGAGCCTCGAAGCCACGGGCTCGATCAGACGACCTTGGTCTTGGCGGGCAGGATCCGGCCGGCGCCGAGGGCGACGACGTCCTGGTAGCGCGAGCCGGCGAGCTTGGCGGCGGTGTGGATGGCGTGGGCGTCGAGGCCGACGAGCACGCGGGCCTTGTTCTTCTCGATGCCGCGCACGATGATCTCGGCCGCCCGCTCGGGGGTCATCTTGGCCAGCTTCTTGTCGAAGAACTCGGCCGTCGCGGCCTGGTTCTCCTTGGCCGAGACGCGGGAGTTGCGCGCGATCGCGGTCTTGATGCCACCGGGGTGCACGGCGGTGACGCCGACGGGGTGCTTGGCGATCAGCATCTCCTCGCGCAGCGCCTCGGTCATGCCGCGCACGGCGTACTTGGAGGCGTTGTACATGGACTGCCCCGGCATCGAGACCAGGCCGAACAGCGAGGACAGGTTGACGATGTGCCCGTCGCCGCTGGCGATCACGTGGGGGAGGAACTCCTTGGTGCCGTGGACGACGCCCCAGAAGTTGATGCCGATGATCCAGTCCATGTCGGGGTACTCGAGGTCGGTGAGGTCACCGGCCAGCGCGACACCGGCGTTGTTGATGACGACGTTGACGCGACCGAAGTCCTCGACGACGTCGAGGGCGTAGCGGCTGAACGCGTCGCGGTCGGCGACGTCGAGACGGTCGCTGCGGACCTTGGTCACCCCGGCTCGGTCGACCAGCGAGACGGTCTCGGCGAGCCCGGCCTCGTCGACGTCGGACAGCGCGAGGAGCGAGCCCTTGCCGGCGAGGTTGAGGGCCAGGGCGCGGCCGATGCCGGAGCCGGCACCGGTGATGACGACGACCTTGTCGTGGAGCGACTTCATGCCGGACGTGCCTTCCGATCGGGGATGGGTGGTGCGGGGGGTCGGAGCGGGTGCGCCGGGTCCCTGGGTGATGCTCGTGGCATGACGGTATTGCTCTTATTGAACAAGTGTCAATAAAGTGGGCGACGTGACCGTAGGCACCGGACAACGGATCCGCCTGACCCCCGACGAGCGCCGCGCCCAGCTCCTCGACCTCGGCGTGCGGCTGCTGGCCGACCGCTCGCTCGACGAGCTGTCGATCGACCTGCTGGCCGAGGAGGCCGGCATCTCGCGGGGGCTGCTCTACCACTACTTCGGCAACAAGCACGCCTTCCACGAGGCCGTCGTACGCCGCGCGGTCGACGACCTGGTCGCGCAGACCGCGCCCCCGGGCAGCGGTGACGCGCTCGAGCAGCTCGCGGCCTCGATGACCGCCTACGTCGACTACGTGGTCGCCAACCACGCCGGCTACGTCTCGCTGGTCAAGGGCGCCCAGGGCGGCAACGAGACCCTGCGCGCGATCTACGACGAGGCGCGCGGCGTGCTGACCGACCGGATCTTCACCGAGGACGCTCAGGCCGACCTGATCCCCGACACCCCCGCCACCCGGCTCCTGGTGCGCGGCTGGGCCGCGATGGCCGAGGAGCTGGTGCTGTCGTGGGTCGAGGAGCCCAACGGCGTCACCCGCGACGAGCTGCTGCGCCTGCTGGCCGGGTCGCTGCCGGCCCTGGTCGTCGCCGCCGCACCGGACTGACCGACCACCCCTCGCGGGGGTCCGTCGCCGTCGCCCACGCCCTAGCGTGAGGCGCATGAG is part of the Nocardioides plantarum genome and encodes:
- a CDS encoding DUF4124 domain-containing protein, yielding MKTTTTFLAALLATGLLVSSVPAAHAQTWRHTDATGDVVAQDQTDDGVAEPRVVRGVKQADVVRLTVQHGADVLQVATTLRAFGGPDNSWDLRVVTSHGDTYDFQRCEYSSDGTKSTSSRRNGYRYQCDGLRISRTSAGIVARVPVACLDIPYRLRVGVQARVIYPLVADPRDRIAQDDALRTGKVTARKPRLSPWIVRDSSAR
- a CDS encoding glutamate--cysteine ligase; translated protein: MRIDFHASADYTLGVEWELALVDRRTRDLRNDASHLFARARPRLPHPDRLHQELLRNTVELVTGVCDTVGEAMADLRATLLPVLAAGDDLDLDLFGAGTHPFASWTGQQLSAGHRYQELMDRTQWWGRQMLIWGVHVHVGLPERDRVMPVLSALLDYYPHLQALSASSPVWGGVDTGYASNRALMFQQLPTAGLPFQFATWAEYEAFARDQLTTGVIDELNEIRWDLRPAAHLGTIENRICDGVSSLDDLAALTALMHCLVVDLDTRMAAGEELPTMAPWHVQENKWRSARYGLDAIVILDSDCTERLVTDDLADLLVRLEPTAARLGCAAELASVASVVAGGASYQRQRAVAAATGGDLVAVVDSVVRELRESV
- a CDS encoding asparagine synthase-related protein, which produces MRVYVAVHDRRSADDRPADGWPAVEAAAARCLPFDPVEQARWTAGDGRTLVAAWTNEPEQPDRPLLLTDSAGARGFSGYVNGEVPPLARLLASDEDIAVGGVWSFVAAGEDGISGATCASGAEVVFHAVTDDLVVIGNRALLVHLVASSRGPVPDLVGLAGVVGSGYCVTDRTAYDGVRCLAPSSRITCGADGRVDISPYGDPRVDATAADVAQALVASVSPLVTLEQPVRLGLTGGRDSRLLVALLTRAGVPVVTHTSGLPTDPDVIVAREVAAALGVPHKVGSPMGAAVEEGSVTFDVRSRVREAVVLGEAMLSAYDRVGRVGAAYNAATVPLTGAGGEILRAYFAGSVKDPQDRDAVVTFMRSRMYQGAKRMTTASRAAYETDTADWVAAAERDGVAALEDFYVRQRTGRWTGAARSSASVGSLARRPYLDHLVVRAVRAVSVEDRTSERLIADVLDELAPGLADVRFAGRRWTFDEQPPTDPERLAAWHRREPVRGAHGDGASFSWRTDLPEVRRELADIVLGAPAVFWELVDRRKVTEFVSRVDDRTRADTMRMWHLATVADALAHDFYAGAARFDQTRSEVVSARPPVGATSAPGRGRRGIRSALRAVRGGLRR
- a CDS encoding DNA polymerase IV gives rise to the protein MPVLHVDLDQFLASVEVLRRPELAGLPVVVGGRGDPTERGVVSTASYEARAFGVRSGMPLRTALKKCPEAVFLAVDLPVYEAASATVMDTLRAALWAGDPVDVEVLGWDEAFVGLRPGADPAHEHDPMAFAGQLRAEVLAATGLHCSVGVGDTTLQAKIATDFGKPRGVYRISDASWSAEMGDRPTRALWGVGAKVERRLADLGIRTVAQLAASDERVLAAEIGPTMGPYYHRLGRGVGNRVVDPTPWVPRAHGREETFQTDLDDEVEIEAAVRRITRRVVADIDAEGRPAWRVGLKVRDRAFQTVQRSRKLPAPTADPDELADAVVALLTKVERKRPVRLLGVRLEMVEPEGGYLR
- a CDS encoding threonine/serine ThrE exporter family protein: MDDPTPPTQEMQVPRRLALTLDFCLRIGEVLLSSGAGAADVTATMLSVARALGADGAEVDITFTSLTMSHQAHVDEAPLISTRHVVQRTIDYQDLTRVDHLVRDVVGGRLGLHAGRDELRRIVSTGHDRPRWAVTAGWATMAAGVAVSLGGDVVVAILAALAAVLIDRSQLRIARRRLPVFYQQVAGGAVATLVAVGAALLDERLDLGLDVSQVITANIVMLLAGIGFMGALQDALTGFYITAGARITEALLSTAGIIAGVSGGLSLAGAVGVDLPTVRAGATGIQDVTVAVAGSAVAAGAFAFASYSPLRALVPVALTAGVAMAISLSLQDPGIARAWAVALAAFFVGLVGYAVARRLKVPPLIVVVSAVVPMLPGIAIYRGLSLLSEGSSRNTSYGLVHLIGAASVALAIAAGVILGEYLAQPLAREARRVETRLAGPRLVGPAQRLTARGRGRRGRGDRPAA
- a CDS encoding alpha-amylase family protein translates to MSGLKRRRRETFLLRLERWWPDLLAGVAAAYDDPERVAVRLVEVAARAYADRPRDLHRLDEERLLRPDRVQGPDQVGYAAYTERFSPDGTLSGLAGRIDHLRGLGVTYLHLMPLLLPRDGDNDGGYAVADYRAVRPDLGTVDDLRELATTLRGHGISLVVDLVLNHVAREHPWAVAARAGDATYRDYFHVFPDRELPDRYEETLPEVFPDFAPGSFTFDDELDAWVWTTFNSWQWDLDWSNPAVLAELAQVVVDLANLGVEVLRLDAIAFLWKRLGTDSQNQPEVHAITQALRAVARMAAPATLFKAEAIVGPRDLVPYLGVGPHVGRVSDLAYHNSLMVQVWSMLATGDVRLARQALGALPPTPPSGTWITYLRCHDDIGWAIDDGDAAAVGVTGAGHRGFLADWYAGDFPGSWAEGLVFQHNPETGDRRISGMAASLAGLGPGRPDPDEAHARLFLAHALVAGWGGVPVIWSGDELALPNDPAWAQEPGHAGDNRWAHRPRVADADLARRDEPGTDAARVYAGLAHLMRVRATLPQLHASAPVSVLPDGDDGVLAVVRRHASGTFVGLYNVTGEWRALPHHRLVEVGVEHPHEALGGVTPTPGDDGLLWLPPYAAWWVVDAPTS